A stretch of Castanea sativa cultivar Marrone di Chiusa Pesio chromosome 2, ASM4071231v1 DNA encodes these proteins:
- the LOC142626289 gene encoding uncharacterized protein LOC142626289, with protein MFQNLSSHSLQPSSSSFTLRSSQYYTHTLTFTHPCLPLPNHSLRYRPMTRISCASPRPKRNPGPMPEKSEAEELVRVMMRNMNEKEPLLKTLNKYVKVVRTEHCFLIFEQLGKSDKWLQCLEVFRWMQKQRWYVADNGVYSKLISVMGKKGQTRMAMWLFSEMRNSGCRADTSVYNALITAHLHSRDKAKALDKAIGYFEKMKGIEWCKPSIVTYNILLRAFAQARNVERVNALFKDLDESIISPDIYTYNGVMDAYGKNGMIREMESVLSRMKSNQCKPDIITFNLLIDSYGKKQEFNKMEQVFKSLLRSKERPTLPTFNSMIINYGKARLREKAEYVFQKMRDMGYTPSFITCESLILMYGFCDCVSRAREIFDKMVQSGKGMKVSTLNVMLDVYCMNGLPMEANMLFDNAKVIGVIPNSSTYKLLYKAYTKANTKELLQKLLKNMERDGIVPNKRFFLEALGAFGSLPASAESKVTRQAKNRVPSLQRVSASTTTDVSRKQDSAKT; from the exons ATGTTCCAAAATCTCTCCTCTCACTCTCTCCAACCCTCCTCCTCTTCATTCACCCTTCGTTCCTCACAATATTACACCCACACCCTCACCTTCACACACCCATGTCTTCCACTACCCAATCATTCTCTTCGGTACAGACCAATGACCCGAATTTCCTGCGCTTCGCCCCGACCCAAGAGAAACCCGGGTCCAATGCCCGAAAAATCCGAGGCTGAAGAGCTAGTCCGAGTGATGATGAGGAATATGAATGAGAAAGAGCCGCTGTTGAAGACACTGAACAAGTACGTCAAAGTTGTGAGAACTGAGCactgttttcttatttttgaacAGCTTGGCAAGAGTGACAAGTGGCTTCAATGCCTCGAG GTGTTCAGATGGATGCAGAAACAACGATGGTATGTCGCTGATAATGGtgtttattcaaaattaatatcGGTTATGGGAAAGAAGGGCCAAACCCGGATGGCCATGTGGCTCTTCTCTGAGATGCGTAATAGCGGCTGCCGGGCTGACACTTCTGTATATAATGCACTCATCACAGCCCATCTTCACTCACGAGATAAAGCAAAGGCTTTGGACAAAGCTATTGGGTACTTTGAAAAGATGAAGGGAATTGAGTGGTGTAAACCCAGCATTGTGACATACAACATTCTTTTGAGAGCTTTTGCTCAAGCTCGAAATGTAGAACGAGTTAATGCTTTGTTTAAAGATCTTGATGAGAGCATTATTTCCCCTGATATCTATACTTATAATGGTGTGATGGATGCATATGGGAAAAATGGGATGATCAGAGAAATGGAATCTGTCCTTTCTCGCATGAAAAGTAATCAATGTAAGCCCGATATCATCACTTTTAATTTGCTCATTGATTCATATGGAAAAAAGCAAGAATTTAATAAGATGGAACAAGTGTTCAAGAGCTTATTGCGCTCCAAGGAAAGACCAACACTGCCGACATTTAATTCAATGATAATTAATTATGGGAAGGCACGACTTAGGGAGAAAGCAGAATATGTCTTCCAAAAGATGAGGGATATGGGATATACCCCAAGCTTCATCACCTGTGAGAGTCTTATACTGATGTATGGATTTTGTGACTGTGTTTCTAGGGCTAGggaaatatttgataaaatggtTCAATCTGGGAAGGGAATGAAAGTTTCAACCCTTAATGTCATGCTTGATGTTTACTGTATGAATGGTTTGCCCATGGAAGCCAATATGCTTTTTGATAATGCAAAAGTTATAGGTGTAATTCCAAATTCATCAACATATAAACTTCTTTATAAGGCTTACACTAAAGCCAACACGAAGGAGCTTTTACAGAAATTGCTGAAGAATATGGAAAGGGATGGCATTGTCCCTAATAAGAGGTTTTTCTTGGAGGCTTTAGGAGCTTTTGGGTCTTTACCAGCAAGTGCTGAGTCTAAAGTCACTCGTCAAGCTAAAAATAGAGTTCCCTCACTACAAAGGGTGTCAGCTAGTACCACAACTGATGTCAGCAGGAAACAGGATAGTGCAAAAACTTAG